The following coding sequences are from one Aeromicrobium duanguangcaii window:
- a CDS encoding glycosyltransferase family 2 protein, producing MSLAVVVVNYGSHELLGTNTAALGEVPVVVVDNLKSAADREAARELAATHDWAFVEAPSNLGFGGGVNLGVHTAAELGHEAVILLNPDARLGAEAIEAIRRGLADDPLALVSPVVATSTGDIYFWGSAVRLDTGRMLRIDDVTSPPPRTWPWISGACMAFTVRLFEAVGGFDEDYFLYWEDVDFSVRAARHGAHLDVLKDVQAIHDENGTQEKLTSRAKSDLYYQYCARNRLLFAARHLGTRDLLVWILKTPRQSWLILMQGGRRQLLQSRSGLRAVSRGTTEGLALAVREVARRMFRRG from the coding sequence GTGAGCCTGGCCGTCGTCGTCGTCAACTACGGCTCCCACGAGCTGCTCGGCACCAACACGGCCGCGCTCGGGGAGGTGCCGGTCGTCGTGGTGGACAACCTCAAGTCCGCCGCCGACCGTGAGGCCGCGCGCGAGCTCGCGGCGACCCACGACTGGGCCTTCGTCGAGGCGCCGAGCAACCTCGGCTTCGGCGGTGGCGTGAACCTCGGCGTCCACACGGCCGCGGAGCTCGGCCACGAGGCCGTGATCCTGCTCAACCCGGACGCGCGACTGGGCGCCGAGGCGATCGAGGCGATCCGACGAGGCCTGGCCGACGACCCGCTCGCGCTGGTGTCCCCCGTCGTGGCGACGTCCACGGGCGACATCTACTTCTGGGGCTCGGCGGTGCGCCTCGACACCGGCCGGATGCTGCGCATCGACGACGTCACCAGCCCGCCGCCGCGCACGTGGCCGTGGATCAGCGGCGCCTGCATGGCGTTCACGGTTCGCCTGTTCGAGGCGGTGGGCGGCTTCGACGAGGACTACTTTCTCTATTGGGAGGACGTCGACTTCAGCGTCCGAGCCGCGCGCCACGGTGCCCACCTGGACGTGCTCAAGGACGTCCAGGCGATTCACGACGAGAACGGCACGCAGGAGAAGCTCACCTCGCGGGCGAAGTCGGACCTCTACTACCAGTACTGCGCGCGGAACCGGCTGCTGTTCGCCGCCCGTCACCTCGGGACACGCGACCTCCTCGTGTGGATCCTCAAGACACCACGCCAGAGCTGGCTCATCCTCATGCAGGGCGGGCGCCGTCAGCTCCTGCAGTCCCGCAGCGGGCTCCGAGCGGTCAGCCGTGGCACCACCGAGGGCCTCGCGCTGGCAGTGCGCGAGGTCGCTCGTCGGATGTTCCGGCGCGGGTGA
- a CDS encoding DUF6492 family protein — translation MAAAGATLSMVTVFFEAEIGLLKLQARSLVRYHAPGEFERIVVIDNTHRGVSRRTQERLLRQFGPWRDRVRFVRPQDLTDLPTLPGWVGQQVLKLIVHREIDTSHFLVLDAKNHWIQPTDRSTFLAEDGRARGASHTYRGHALEQRVADVLRYVGVDPQEWLDHFMVTHTPVVVSRDVCADLVSDVERRSGLPFAQEFARAGLLEFPLYAGWIIARDGSLDAEIDGSTVRSTTIWPSRTPRGIAEDLAALDHLDSPFLGIHRKALAKATLTSSRSFARLWAVRGLWSSTTAGLWFIVRFKGAYLRTMTVRRVRTRLAARRRTAVTAPTGRARSGDPS, via the coding sequence ATGGCGGCGGCGGGAGCGACCCTGAGCATGGTCACCGTCTTCTTCGAGGCCGAGATCGGCTTGCTCAAGCTGCAGGCTCGCTCACTGGTCAGGTACCACGCTCCGGGCGAGTTCGAGCGCATCGTCGTCATCGACAACACGCACCGCGGGGTCTCACGTCGCACGCAAGAACGATTGCTGCGCCAGTTCGGCCCGTGGCGCGATCGGGTCCGCTTCGTCCGCCCGCAGGACCTCACCGACCTGCCGACGCTGCCGGGCTGGGTTGGTCAGCAGGTCCTCAAGCTCATCGTCCATCGCGAGATCGACACGAGCCACTTCCTCGTCCTCGACGCCAAGAACCACTGGATCCAGCCGACGGACCGGAGCACGTTCCTCGCCGAGGACGGCCGCGCCCGCGGCGCCAGCCACACCTACCGGGGCCACGCGCTGGAACAGCGGGTGGCCGACGTCCTGCGGTACGTGGGCGTCGACCCGCAGGAGTGGCTCGATCACTTCATGGTCACCCACACGCCGGTCGTGGTGTCGCGGGACGTGTGCGCCGACCTCGTCTCCGACGTTGAACGGCGCAGCGGGCTTCCCTTCGCGCAGGAGTTCGCCCGGGCCGGCCTGCTCGAGTTCCCGCTCTACGCCGGCTGGATCATCGCCCGCGATGGCAGCCTGGACGCCGAGATCGACGGGTCCACCGTCCGCTCCACCACCATCTGGCCCAGCCGGACGCCGCGGGGGATCGCCGAGGACCTCGCGGCACTCGACCATCTCGACTCGCCGTTCCTGGGCATCCACCGCAAGGCGCTCGCCAAGGCGACGTTGACCTCGTCGCGGTCGTTCGCCCGCCTCTGGGCGGTACGCGGACTCTGGTCGTCCACCACCGCGGGACTGTGGTTCATCGTCCGGTTCAAGGGGGCATACCTGCGGACGATGACTGTCCGCAGGGTCCGCACCCGTCTGGCCGCGCGGCGGCGCACCGCCGTCACCGCGCCGACCGGCCGCGCCCGCTCGGGGGACCCGTCGTGA
- a CDS encoding CDP-alcohol phosphatidyltransferase family protein gives MTSERQSFRFGLADLRAAQKPARGTPAYSRHVNRPLGRIVAAWCNSHGMRPNQATAISATLSASAITLLATVRPTWWLGLLIAFLLAAGYVMDSVDGQLARLRGGGSLAGEWLDHTVDCFKTLTLHLAVAVSWFRFADLPHDAWLLVPLGFTVVAAAMFFGLMLIPTLRPAAISAPTEPAPPEGPLRRFLILPTDYGFQCWAFALLGWTVGFRVLWTVTFVGCAALLALALRKWWRELRALDAGVA, from the coding sequence GTGACGTCCGAACGACAGAGTTTTCGCTTCGGTCTGGCCGACCTACGCGCCGCCCAGAAGCCCGCGCGCGGCACTCCCGCGTACTCGCGGCACGTCAACCGACCGCTGGGCCGCATCGTCGCCGCGTGGTGCAACTCCCACGGGATGCGCCCCAACCAGGCCACCGCCATCAGCGCCACCCTGTCGGCCAGCGCGATCACGCTGCTGGCCACGGTGCGGCCCACGTGGTGGCTGGGACTGCTGATCGCGTTCCTGCTGGCGGCGGGGTACGTCATGGACTCCGTCGACGGCCAGCTTGCTCGCCTGCGCGGCGGCGGATCGCTCGCGGGCGAGTGGCTCGACCACACCGTGGACTGCTTCAAGACCTTGACGCTGCACCTCGCCGTCGCGGTGTCCTGGTTCCGGTTCGCCGACCTGCCCCACGACGCGTGGCTGCTCGTCCCGCTCGGCTTCACCGTCGTCGCGGCCGCGATGTTCTTCGGGCTCATGCTCATCCCGACGCTGCGCCCCGCCGCCATCAGCGCCCCGACGGAGCCGGCGCCGCCTGAGGGGCCGTTGCGCCGGTTCCTGATCCTGCCGACCGACTACGGATTCCAGTGCTGGGCGTTCGCCCTCCTGGGGTGGACCGTCGGGTTCCGGGTCCTGTGGACGGTCACGTTCGTCGGCTGCGCCGCTCTCCTGGCCCTCGCACTGCGCAAGTGGTGGCGCGAGCTGCGCGCCCTGGACGCCGGGGTGGCCTGA
- a CDS encoding arsenate reductase/protein-tyrosine-phosphatase family protein: MELISGDSASSDVFTLVAVCTANVCRSPVMATVLSHAMEPYAGLAGSGVYVTSAGVTAATGAPIDARTAEALSQAGFALPETVATQLERDQVASADLILTASRRHRATIVRMMPQARDRTFTIREFARYCELLSSDSIEGVAAPDRLRSVLSQVQEMRGFDLPSRPHDDDVADPIAGSRRVHRKAVRTIVAAAESILAVVDARAHDLTAGTSSSRTGWDTLLELARAVR; the protein is encoded by the coding sequence ATGGAGTTGATCTCGGGCGACTCGGCGTCTTCAGACGTGTTCACGCTGGTGGCCGTGTGCACGGCGAACGTGTGCCGGTCGCCGGTCATGGCCACCGTCCTGTCGCACGCCATGGAGCCGTACGCAGGTCTCGCCGGGTCCGGGGTCTACGTCACGAGTGCCGGAGTCACCGCCGCCACGGGCGCTCCCATCGACGCGCGGACGGCCGAGGCGCTGTCCCAGGCGGGCTTCGCGTTGCCCGAGACCGTCGCCACGCAGTTGGAACGCGACCAGGTGGCCTCCGCCGACCTCATCCTGACGGCATCGCGCCGACACCGGGCGACGATCGTGCGGATGATGCCGCAGGCACGGGACCGGACGTTCACGATCCGAGAGTTCGCGCGCTACTGCGAGTTGCTGTCCAGCGACTCGATCGAGGGCGTCGCGGCTCCCGATCGGCTGCGCAGCGTCCTGTCGCAGGTCCAAGAGATGCGCGGGTTCGACCTGCCGTCGCGGCCCCACGACGACGACGTGGCCGATCCGATCGCCGGCTCGCGCCGTGTGCACCGCAAGGCCGTCAGGACGATCGTTGCCGCGGCCGAGTCGATCCTCGCGGTGGTCGATGCCCGCGCGCATGACCTGACGGCGGGCACGTCGAGCTCCCGCACGGGCTGGGACACCCTGCTCGAGTTGGCGCGCGCCGTGCGCTGA
- the mfd gene encoding transcription-repair coupling factor: MAQPELTAAVAAEPHLAAFVSDLRDGDGGSQLTAPPALHPFVAAALADGPGVTVAVTATEREADELTRAVAALIGPEAVATFPAWETLPHERLSPRSDTVGRRLAVLRRVVHGGEDRPKVVVAPVRSILQPQMKGLADLEPVELVAGQDVELDDVVRRLAAAAYTRVDLVERRGEFAVRGGIVDVFPPTEDHPLRVEFWGDTVDEVRRFAVADQRTLEPVDRLWAPPCREMLLTDEVRATAARYAQTHPSMAELFTKLAEGHAVEGMESLAPVLAGEMELFVDLLPPGSTVVTNDPERIRARAADLFATSEEFLAASWATAADGGESPIDVGAAAFHELDDVRQHVAKLGLGWGEVSPFALDESHTVAAEPAPQYRGEIDAALSDVLAWRGQKRHIVIVAPAHGQAQRAVEWLAEHDVPATIVDHADGPGGAEQQVVQVICAELGHGFVSESLGLVLLTLEDLVGQRAPERTQRSMPARRRRQIDPLELKPGDAVVHEQHGVARYVELVNRVVHGAAREYLVLEYAPSKRGQPPDRLFVPMDQLDQVSRYVGGEAPSLDRLGGGDWQNRKSRARKAVRQIADELIKLYAARQSTKGHAFGPDTPWQAELEDAFAHVETPDQLSTIDEVKRDMERVVPMDRLVCGDVGYGKTEIAVRAAFKAIQDGKQVILLVPTTLLVQQHYATFAERFGQFPVTIRPLSRFQTEKESKATLEGLADGSIDMVIGTHRLLQPGVRIKDLGLVIIDEEQRFGVEHKEALKHLRAAVDVLSMSATPIPRTLEMAVTGIREMSTIATPPEERHPVLSFVGPYEDQQVIAAIRRELLREGQVFYLHNRVQSMEKTAARIRELVPEARVAVAHGKMGEHQLEEVMVDFWEKRFDVLVCTTIVESGLDVSNANTMIIERADTLGLSQLHQLRGRVGRGRDRAYAYFLYPPDKPLTETAHDRLVTIAQHSELGGGMAVAMKDLEIRGAGNLLGGEQSGHIADVGFDLYIRLVGEAVAEFRGDAAPEKEVKLELPIEAHLPHDYVPSERLRLEMYKRLADVRATADIEELRTELADRYGPPPEPVETLLQVAALRVKVRAAGLTEVTSAGSNIRFTPVTLSESAKLRINRIYPKSLYKEAVKVLLVPAPRKEGIGGAPLRGRELLEWAGRVVDAITG; encoded by the coding sequence ATGGCCCAACCTGAACTGACCGCTGCGGTCGCTGCCGAACCCCACCTCGCCGCCTTCGTCTCCGACCTTCGTGACGGCGATGGTGGATCGCAGCTGACCGCGCCTCCCGCGCTGCATCCGTTCGTCGCCGCCGCGCTGGCCGACGGCCCTGGCGTGACCGTCGCCGTCACGGCCACCGAGCGCGAGGCGGACGAGCTCACCCGTGCCGTCGCCGCCCTCATCGGGCCCGAAGCCGTCGCGACGTTCCCGGCCTGGGAGACCCTGCCGCACGAGCGCCTGTCGCCGCGGTCGGACACCGTCGGACGCCGTCTGGCCGTGCTGCGCCGGGTCGTCCATGGCGGCGAGGATCGTCCGAAGGTCGTCGTCGCTCCCGTCCGCTCGATCCTGCAGCCGCAGATGAAAGGGCTGGCCGACCTCGAGCCCGTCGAGCTCGTCGCGGGCCAGGACGTCGAGCTCGACGACGTTGTCCGCCGGCTCGCCGCCGCGGCCTACACGCGCGTCGACCTGGTCGAGCGTCGCGGCGAGTTCGCCGTGCGCGGAGGCATCGTCGACGTCTTCCCGCCCACCGAGGACCACCCGCTGCGGGTCGAGTTCTGGGGCGACACCGTCGACGAGGTCCGCCGATTCGCCGTGGCCGACCAGCGCACCCTGGAGCCGGTCGATCGGCTGTGGGCGCCGCCGTGCCGCGAGATGCTGCTGACCGACGAGGTCCGCGCCACGGCCGCGCGCTACGCCCAGACCCACCCCTCGATGGCCGAGCTCTTCACCAAGCTGGCCGAGGGTCACGCGGTCGAGGGCATGGAGTCCCTGGCGCCCGTGCTGGCGGGCGAGATGGAGCTGTTCGTCGACCTGCTGCCCCCTGGCTCGACGGTCGTGACGAACGACCCCGAGCGGATCCGCGCCCGGGCGGCTGACCTCTTCGCGACGAGCGAGGAGTTCCTGGCCGCCTCGTGGGCCACGGCCGCGGACGGTGGCGAGAGCCCGATCGATGTCGGCGCCGCCGCGTTCCACGAGCTCGACGACGTCCGTCAGCACGTGGCGAAGCTGGGTCTCGGTTGGGGCGAGGTCTCGCCGTTCGCTTTGGACGAGTCGCACACGGTCGCCGCCGAGCCGGCGCCGCAGTACCGGGGCGAGATCGACGCCGCCCTGTCCGACGTGCTGGCCTGGCGCGGCCAGAAGCGGCACATCGTGATCGTCGCGCCCGCTCACGGTCAGGCGCAGCGCGCCGTGGAGTGGCTCGCCGAGCACGACGTCCCCGCCACGATCGTCGATCACGCCGACGGTCCGGGCGGCGCCGAGCAGCAGGTCGTCCAGGTCATCTGCGCCGAGCTGGGCCACGGCTTCGTGTCCGAGTCCCTCGGGCTCGTGCTGCTGACTCTCGAGGACCTCGTCGGCCAGCGCGCGCCCGAGCGCACGCAGCGGTCGATGCCCGCCCGTCGCCGCCGCCAGATCGACCCGCTCGAGCTCAAGCCCGGCGACGCCGTCGTGCACGAGCAGCACGGTGTCGCGCGCTACGTCGAGCTGGTGAACCGCGTCGTGCACGGCGCCGCCCGCGAGTACCTCGTGCTGGAATATGCGCCCAGCAAGCGGGGGCAGCCGCCGGACCGGCTGTTCGTGCCGATGGACCAGCTCGACCAGGTCAGTCGGTACGTCGGCGGCGAGGCTCCCTCGCTCGACCGCCTCGGCGGCGGCGACTGGCAGAACCGCAAGAGCCGCGCCCGCAAGGCCGTGCGCCAGATCGCCGACGAGCTGATCAAGCTCTACGCGGCCCGGCAGTCCACCAAGGGCCACGCCTTCGGCCCGGACACGCCCTGGCAGGCCGAGCTCGAGGACGCGTTCGCGCACGTCGAGACTCCCGACCAGCTGTCCACCATCGACGAGGTCAAGCGCGACATGGAGCGCGTCGTCCCGATGGATCGCCTGGTGTGCGGTGACGTCGGTTATGGCAAGACCGAGATCGCGGTGCGCGCGGCGTTCAAGGCGATCCAGGACGGCAAGCAGGTCATCCTGTTGGTCCCGACGACGCTGCTGGTGCAGCAGCACTACGCGACGTTCGCGGAGCGCTTCGGACAGTTCCCCGTCACGATCCGCCCCCTGTCGCGGTTCCAGACCGAGAAGGAGTCCAAGGCCACGCTCGAGGGACTGGCCGACGGCTCGATCGACATGGTCATCGGCACGCACCGGCTGCTGCAGCCGGGCGTCAGGATCAAGGACCTCGGGCTGGTCATCATCGACGAGGAGCAGCGGTTCGGAGTCGAGCACAAGGAGGCGCTGAAGCACCTGCGCGCCGCCGTCGACGTCCTGAGCATGTCCGCCACGCCGATCCCGCGCACGCTCGAGATGGCCGTCACGGGCATCCGCGAGATGAGCACGATCGCGACACCGCCGGAGGAGCGCCACCCCGTCCTGTCCTTCGTCGGACCGTACGAGGACCAGCAGGTCATCGCTGCGATTCGGCGCGAGCTGCTGCGCGAGGGCCAGGTCTTCTACCTGCACAACCGGGTGCAGAGCATGGAGAAGACCGCGGCGCGCATCCGCGAGCTCGTGCCCGAGGCCCGCGTGGCCGTGGCCCACGGCAAGATGGGCGAGCACCAGCTCGAGGAGGTCATGGTCGACTTCTGGGAGAAGCGGTTCGACGTCCTGGTGTGCACCACGATCGTCGAGTCGGGCCTGGACGTCTCGAACGCGAACACCATGATCATCGAGCGGGCGGACACCCTCGGCCTGTCGCAGCTGCACCAGCTGCGTGGCCGCGTCGGCCGAGGCCGCGATCGCGCCTACGCCTACTTCCTCTACCCGCCGGACAAGCCGCTCACCGAGACGGCGCACGACCGGCTGGTCACCATCGCGCAGCACTCCGAGCTCGGTGGCGGCATGGCCGTGGCCATGAAGGACCTCGAGATCCGCGGTGCGGGCAACCTGCTCGGCGGTGAGCAGTCCGGCCACATCGCCGACGTCGGCTTCGACCTGTACATCCGACTCGTGGGCGAGGCCGTCGCGGAGTTCCGCGGCGACGCGGCCCCCGAGAAGGAGGTCAAGCTCGAACTGCCGATCGAGGCGCACCTGCCGCACGACTACGTGCCCAGCGAGCGGCTGCGGCTCGAGATGTACAAGCGACTGGCCGACGTGCGCGCGACCGCCGACATCGAGGAGCTGCGCACCGAGCTGGCGGACCGCTACGGCCCGCCGCCCGAGCCGGTCGAGACGCTGCTGCAGGTGGCGGCGCTGCGAGTCAAGGTCCGCGCGGCGGGCCTGACCGAGGTGACGTCCGCCGGGTCCAACATCCGGTTCACGCCGGTCACCCTGTCGGAGTCCGCGAAGCTGCGGATCAACCGGATCTACCCGAAGAGCCTCTACAAGGAGGCCGTCAAGGTCCTGCTCGTCCCGGCGCCTCGCAAGGAGGGCATCGGCGGCGCACCCCTGCGTGGGCGCGAGCTGCTCGAGTGGGCCGGGCGTGTCGTCGACGCGATCACCGGCTGA
- a CDS encoding lipopolysaccharide biosynthesis protein, whose translation MNSLLALLAKGATTFTSMVFGILTARLILGTVGVEHYSLYALLVAIPALLTFSDLGAGAVLVNGVATSDDPRTDPQVRAQLTSVGRIVVCFAAAIQCLNTVLLLTGGWAALLGDAGQIPGAPSAAFACLSVFACGIPLGLWVRIMLGLRRNHLTILLQGLISPLNFLLVRLLLGGGEDLSSYLAMSSYVASFIVGLIGLIVTARMTAPLVTRALRDIPRLRAVAGARVMDVGWPMLAHMIAAPIALSSQRYVVAQFGTTDDVAQYSVAGQVFFALMGLVVAAGAALWPRYARQRAHGDLRHGPWSLSAAFAAGMILASAMIWLVRDDLFGFITSGEVSVPSSTIVAFGAMITCSAVLYPMGMFIMDTPGIRFQVVPALSMAALSFGLSIALTRAMGVEGPPLAYVIATVVCQIIPVAIYIRRHRDRLYPLAPVA comes from the coding sequence ATGAACTCCCTGCTCGCACTGCTGGCCAAGGGCGCCACGACATTCACCTCGATGGTCTTCGGCATCTTGACCGCCCGACTCATCTTGGGCACGGTCGGGGTCGAGCACTACTCGCTGTATGCACTCCTCGTCGCGATCCCGGCCCTGCTGACGTTCTCGGATCTGGGCGCGGGCGCCGTGCTGGTCAACGGCGTCGCCACCAGCGATGACCCGCGGACCGATCCGCAGGTCCGTGCGCAGCTGACCTCCGTGGGACGCATCGTCGTGTGCTTCGCGGCCGCCATCCAGTGCCTGAACACGGTCCTGCTGCTGACGGGCGGTTGGGCCGCGCTGCTGGGTGACGCTGGGCAGATCCCGGGCGCGCCCTCGGCCGCCTTCGCGTGCCTGAGCGTCTTCGCCTGTGGCATCCCCCTCGGACTCTGGGTCCGCATCATGCTCGGGCTGCGCCGGAACCACCTCACGATCCTGCTCCAAGGACTCATCTCGCCGTTGAACTTCCTCCTGGTCCGGCTGCTCCTGGGCGGTGGCGAGGACCTGTCCTCGTATCTGGCGATGTCGTCCTACGTCGCGTCGTTCATCGTGGGCCTGATCGGCCTCATCGTGACCGCCCGGATGACCGCTCCCCTCGTGACGCGTGCACTGCGTGACATCCCCCGCCTGCGCGCGGTCGCGGGTGCCCGCGTGATGGACGTGGGCTGGCCGATGCTGGCGCACATGATCGCCGCGCCCATCGCCCTTTCGTCGCAGCGGTACGTCGTCGCCCAGTTCGGCACCACCGATGATGTTGCGCAGTACAGCGTGGCGGGGCAGGTCTTCTTCGCACTGATGGGCCTTGTGGTGGCCGCGGGCGCGGCGCTGTGGCCCCGCTACGCCCGCCAACGGGCCCACGGCGACCTCCGCCACGGACCCTGGAGTCTCTCCGCGGCCTTCGCCGCCGGAATGATCCTGGCGAGCGCGATGATCTGGCTGGTCCGCGACGACCTCTTCGGCTTCATCACGAGCGGGGAGGTGTCGGTGCCGAGCTCGACCATCGTCGCGTTCGGCGCGATGATCACCTGCTCGGCCGTCCTGTACCCGATGGGGATGTTCATCATGGACACGCCCGGGATCCGGTTCCAGGTCGTGCCTGCTCTGAGCATGGCCGCGCTCAGCTTCGGGCTCAGCATCGCGTTGACCCGCGCCATGGGGGTGGAGGGCCCGCCGCTGGCCTACGTCATCGCCACGGTCGTGTGCCAGATCATCCCCGTCGCGATCTACATCCGCCGCCACCGCGACCGGCTCTACCCGCTCGCGCCCGTGGCCTGA
- a CDS encoding right-handed parallel beta-helix repeat-containing protein, producing MRPLAAAAVVLAVGSGAMTPSAARATQDGVREVAVPKAARAAIVKRPTTVIGSGMPRSCTSAKVVKAVHKGGVITFDCGRKPVVIKMNKTAKVWNTRKKVVIDGGNKVTLDGRGKRRIIYMHTCDKRQRWATEHCQRQSFPRLVVQNITLRNGYAAGRTDQDGGGAILARGGHFKAVNVTFRNNRCAKVGPDVGGAGLRIGSGYAHRPNYVVNSTFTGGRCSNGGGISLWNASLRVYNSRFENNKAIGHGLNPARKGTPGGGSGGAIYADVFDQRLRVAGTLMRRNSGRSSSGAVFFVSNNRVGSLAVRRSTLVNNPDPAHSRGFPGIYHLGRHPRPVIVDSIVR from the coding sequence ATGAGACCTCTCGCGGCAGCGGCGGTCGTCCTCGCGGTCGGTTCCGGCGCCATGACCCCCTCGGCCGCTCGCGCGACCCAGGACGGGGTGCGCGAGGTCGCGGTCCCGAAGGCTGCCCGCGCCGCGATCGTGAAGCGACCCACGACGGTGATCGGCAGCGGCATGCCTCGCAGCTGCACCTCCGCGAAGGTCGTCAAGGCCGTGCACAAGGGCGGCGTCATCACCTTCGACTGCGGCCGCAAGCCGGTGGTCATCAAGATGAACAAGACCGCCAAGGTGTGGAACACCCGTAAGAAGGTTGTCATCGACGGCGGCAACAAGGTCACGCTCGACGGCCGAGGCAAGCGCCGCATCATCTACATGCACACGTGCGACAAGCGCCAGCGCTGGGCGACCGAGCACTGCCAGCGCCAGTCGTTCCCGCGCCTCGTGGTCCAGAACATCACGCTGCGCAATGGCTACGCGGCCGGCCGCACCGACCAGGACGGCGGCGGTGCGATCCTCGCGCGCGGCGGGCACTTCAAGGCGGTCAACGTCACCTTCCGCAACAACCGCTGCGCCAAGGTCGGCCCGGACGTCGGCGGCGCCGGCCTGCGAATCGGGTCGGGCTACGCACATCGTCCGAACTACGTGGTCAACAGCACCTTCACCGGTGGTCGCTGCAGCAACGGTGGCGGGATCAGCCTGTGGAACGCGTCGCTGCGCGTGTACAACAGCCGATTCGAGAACAACAAGGCCATCGGCCACGGCCTCAATCCCGCCCGCAAGGGCACGCCCGGCGGCGGCAGCGGGGGTGCGATCTACGCCGACGTCTTCGACCAGCGGCTGCGGGTCGCGGGGACGCTCATGCGCAGGAACTCGGGCCGCTCGTCCTCGGGCGCGGTCTTCTTCGTGAGCAACAACCGCGTCGGCTCCCTCGCGGTGCGCCGGTCGACGCTGGTGAACAACCCCGATCCGGCGCACAGCCGGGGCTTCCCGGGCATCTATCACCTCGGACGTCACCCGCGTCCGGTGATCGTCGACTCCATCGTCCGCTGA
- a CDS encoding polysaccharide biosynthesis tyrosine autokinase yields MQFLRVLVKHWALVVIPFLLCVLGTFVFSKQATPLYTASASSYFTLPVGQSGTDLFQGANYTQQQLGSYAQLASTPLILDPVIEDLGLDTTPRMLKNRMTVSVVPDSVLITVAVEDEDPDRAAAIANRVTKELATATAALAPRLGNGKPAISATTVAKATPPEGPSSPNTKRNILAGALVGLFLGVLLALARELLDTRVRSAEDLPEGLPVLAEVERGRVIRPGSGDQSHKNHAQFILDEALRRVKTSLRFIDVERPARVIALSSSISGEGKTSLAIQFARVLSEGSGAVLLIEADLRRPRIASRLGVDSGIGLSDVLAGSVSVEQAAQSALTPGLSVLTSGSAVPNPAELLASQAMGSLLASLRMRYEYIVIDAPPVLPVTDASVLATQVDGTLLVARYGKVTRAQLATAVETLRQVDARLLGVVINAAPGASRRRAKHATYWYATEH; encoded by the coding sequence ATGCAGTTCCTCCGCGTCCTGGTCAAGCACTGGGCGCTGGTCGTGATCCCGTTCCTGCTGTGCGTCCTGGGCACGTTCGTCTTCTCCAAGCAGGCGACGCCGCTCTACACGGCCTCGGCCAGCAGCTACTTCACGCTGCCGGTCGGTCAGTCGGGCACCGATCTGTTCCAAGGAGCCAACTACACCCAGCAGCAGCTCGGCTCTTACGCGCAACTGGCCTCGACGCCGCTCATTTTGGACCCCGTGATCGAGGACCTCGGTCTCGACACCACACCGCGGATGCTCAAGAACCGGATGACGGTCTCGGTCGTGCCCGACTCGGTCCTCATCACGGTCGCCGTCGAGGACGAGGACCCCGACCGTGCCGCGGCGATCGCGAACCGCGTGACGAAGGAACTGGCCACCGCCACCGCCGCCCTGGCTCCCCGCCTGGGCAACGGCAAGCCCGCCATCTCGGCCACCACGGTCGCCAAAGCGACGCCGCCGGAGGGGCCGTCGTCGCCCAACACCAAGCGGAACATCCTCGCCGGTGCCCTCGTGGGCCTGTTCCTGGGCGTCCTGCTGGCGCTCGCCCGCGAGCTGCTGGACACCCGTGTCCGGTCCGCCGAGGACCTGCCCGAGGGCCTGCCGGTTCTGGCGGAGGTCGAGCGCGGACGGGTCATCCGGCCCGGCAGCGGCGATCAGTCGCACAAGAACCACGCCCAGTTCATCCTCGACGAGGCGCTGCGCCGTGTGAAGACCAGCCTGCGCTTCATCGACGTCGAGCGGCCCGCCCGTGTCATCGCGCTGAGTTCGAGCATCTCGGGCGAGGGCAAGACCAGCCTCGCGATCCAGTTCGCGCGCGTCCTCTCGGAGGGCTCGGGCGCGGTGCTGCTCATCGAGGCAGACCTTCGGCGCCCTCGCATCGCGTCGCGCCTCGGCGTCGACAGCGGCATCGGCCTCTCGGACGTGCTGGCCGGCTCGGTCTCGGTCGAGCAGGCCGCGCAGAGCGCCCTGACGCCGGGGTTGTCGGTGCTCACCAGCGGCAGCGCCGTTCCCAACCCGGCCGAACTGCTCGCCAGTCAGGCGATGGGATCCTTGCTGGCCAGCCTGCGCATGCGGTACGAGTACATCGTCATCGACGCGCCTCCCGTGCTTCCCGTCACCGACGCCTCCGTCCTGGCCACCCAGGTCGACGGCACGCTGCTGGTGGCGCGGTACGGCAAGGTCACCCGCGCCCAGCTCGCGACGGCCGTGGAGACCCTGCGCCAGGTCGATGCACGGCTGCTCGGCGTCGTGATCAACGCAGCGCCGGGCGCCTCGCGCCGTCGCGCGAAGCACGCGACGTACTGGTACGCGACCGAGCACTGA